The Panicum virgatum strain AP13 chromosome 5K, P.virgatum_v5, whole genome shotgun sequence genome has a window encoding:
- the LOC120710568 gene encoding outer envelope pore protein 16-2, chloroplastic-like — protein MDRRPLLDLGHPHPLLNRVADGFIRAAGVGAARAVSREAYFVTVEGLSGDSAGLDPNGGKRSHFSSIRGDDGQKSLDAAVKTAGKEAFQWGLAAGVYSGLTYGLREARGCHDWKNSAIAGAIAGAAVALTGDAGGHSDKLVHFAITGAALSSAASLLSGVF, from the exons ATGGACCGGCGCCCGCTCCTGGACCTGGGCCACCCGCACCCGCTCCTCAACCGCGTCGCCGACGGTTtcatccgcgccgccggcgtcggcgccgccaGGGCCGTCTCCAGGGAGGCCTACTTCGTCACCGTCGAAG GCCTTTCCGGGGACTCGGCCGGGCTCGACCCCAACGGCGGCAAGAGGAGCCATTTCTCCAGCATCAGGGGCGACGATGGCCAGAAGTCGCTCGACGCCGCG GTCAAAACGGCCGGCAAGGAGGCCTTCCAGTGGG GCCTGGCAGCTGGGGTGTACTCCGGGCTGACGTACGGCCTCAGGGAGGCCAGGGGTTGCCATGACTGG AAGAACAGCGCGATCGCAGGTGCCATCGCCGGCGCGGCAGTGGCGTTGACGGGGGACGCCGGCGGCCACTCCGACAAGCTCGTCCATTTCGCCATCACCGGCGCGGCGCTGTCCAGCGCCGCGAGCCTGCTCTCCGGCGTATTCTGA
- the LOC120706677 gene encoding uncharacterized protein LOC120706677 isoform X1 encodes MEQVEACSSSSSTTLMRQCRICHDEEDEGGATTMESPCGCSGSLKYAHRGCVQRWCDEKGSTLCEICLQNFEPGYTAPPKKNQPADVAVTIRESLEVPRMDYEPAAEEEDVDAAVAGAGDPEYAECARAADRSASWCRSVAVTFTVVLLLRHLVTVATVGAANQFAFSLLTVYLLRASGILLPFYVVMRLISVIQQGQRQYRLQVLQEQRRHALRMARLQGQEQQQHVILVR; translated from the exons aTGGAACAGGTGGAGGCGtgctcgtcttcttcctccacgaCCCTGATGAGGCAGTGCAGGATTTGCcatgacgaggaggacgagggcgGCGCGACCACCATGGAGTCGCCGTGCGGGTGCTCCGGCTCCCTCAAG TACGCGCACAGGGGATGCGTGCAGCGCTGGTGCGACGAGAAGGGGAGCACCCTCTGCGAGATTTGCCTTCAG AATTTCGAGCCTGGCTACACCGCTCCTCCCAAGAAAAACCAACCTGCTGATGTCGCGGTCACCATCAG AGAGAGCCTGGAGGTGCCCAGGATGGACTACGAGCcggcagcggaggaggaggacgtcgacgcggcggtggccggcgccggcgacccggAGTACGCCGagtgcgcccgcgccgccgacaGGAGCGCGTCCTGGTGCCGCTCGGTGGCCGTGACG TTCACGGTcgtgctgctgctgaggcaccTGGTCACCGTGGCGACGGTCGGAGCGGCGAACCAGTTCGCCTTCAGCCTCCTCACG GTGTACTTGCTGCGGGCGAGTGGGATCCTGCTGCCGTTCTACGTCGTCATGAGGCTCATCTCCGTGATCCAGCAGGGTCAGCGGCAGTACCGCCTGCAGGTCCTCCAG gagCAGAGGAGACACGCGTTGAGAATGGCCCGGCTGCAGGGTCAGGAACAGCAGCAGCATGTCATCCTGGTTCGCTGA
- the LOC120706675 gene encoding protein FAM91A1-like, producing the protein MSSAAVEEQMVVKAIREECPWESLPKRLQATLQTKEEWHRRIVDFCIRKRLQWNTCFARRVCREGEYYEEMMRYLRRNLALYPYHLADYICRVSRISPFRYYCDILFEAMKNEQPYDSIPNFTAADALRLTGVGRNEFIDIMNKCRSKKLMWKLNKSIAKEMLPTQPVDFPVEPWWGVCLVNFTLEEFKKLSEEETATIDKICKEEANSYVLFDPKVIDGLYKRGLVYFDVPVFPDDRFKVSRLENFVSNKDQSYEDPIEELLYAVFVVSSANATVAELAATLQADLHQLQAAASFACRLGWAVKLVEADSVLNDEGAPAFPGIILSDDEEGSNTSINSEKSGQQLTSMDSDGPRKIYGTAHVGFVVDANVTSYLMMGSLSPGLKSHAVTLYEAGKLGDSCIAELCSDLASLEGKKFEGVLEEFANHAFSLRYFLECLQSGGVSSNEISNDAGEANTPRSSLHDIENATSQLAKVNMKGVADDNHDELLQHNQVTCNLGDSDGNIMSPSVATSELDVSSDTRVLKNKRKYKVDILRCESLASLAPATLERLFLRDYDIIVSMVPLPSSSVLPGPSGPIHFGPPSYSSMTPWMKLVLYTAGNCGPVSAVFMKGLRFRLLPEPLAGCEKAIIWSWDGSVVGGLGGKFEGNLVKGNLLLHCLNSMLKQSAVLVQPLSLNDLDTSGNLVTVEIPLPLKNDDQSIACVIAQTNLPKDQILNLTSVLKGLSSKFDLGTLGYLRLVRLHRIDESDKIDPENVSYQWVPLSLEFGIPLFNPKLCQRICEKVVSSHMLQKDDLNEHCDVMQNVRRRLQELCSEYQATGPLAKLFNKRGSSRDLPRILINSISGRWNPNNDPSTPSGGAPSENERLKFSGRQRCRTEVVSFDGSTVRSYALAPELNEAASRPTSEEQPSLHDAKSDTEDTGSKDVVLPGLNLIFDGAELHPFDVAACLQARQPLQLIAEASAASSAML; encoded by the exons GATTGTGGATTTTTGTATCCGAAAACGCTTGCAGTGGAATACCTGCTTTGCCCGTAGAGTATGCAGAGAAGGGGAATACTATGAAGAAATGATGCGCTACCTCCGGAGAAATCTTGCA CTATACCCGTACCACCTTGCAGACTATATATGCCGGGTATCGAGGATCTCACCATTCAGATATTATTGCGACATCCTTTTTGAAGCAATGAAGAATG AACAACCATATGATAGTATTCCAAACTTCACTGCTGCTGATGCACTAAGGCTTACGGGTGTTGGGAGAAATGAGTTTATTGATATCATGAACAAATGCAGATCAAAG AAATTAATGTGGAAGCTGAACAAATCAATTGCAAAAGAAATGCTGCCTACACAGCCTGTTGACTTCCCAGTCGAGCCTTGGTGGGGGGTTTGTCTTGTTAACTTTACACTGGAAGAGTTTAAG AAACTTTCAGAAGAAGAGACGGCAACAATAGACAAAATATGTAAAGAGGAGGCCAATTCATATGTTCTTTTTGATCCGAAGGTTATTGATGGCCTTTATAAAAGAGGGCTAGTGTACTTTGATGTCCCTGTTTTCCCAGATGACCGTTTCAAAG TTTCCAGGCTTGAAAATTTTGTTTCTAACAAGGATCAATCATATGAAGACCCAATTGAAGA GCTGTTGTATGCTGTATTTGTTGTATCAAGTGCTAATGCTACTGTTGCTGAACTGGCTGCAACCTTACAAGCTGACCTTCATCAGTTGCAGGCAGCTGCATCATTTGCTTGTCGATTGGGGTGGGCTGTAAAACTAGTGGAGGCAGATTCTGTTCTTAATGATGAAGGTGCGCCTGCATTTCCTGGTATTATTCTTAGTGATGACGAAGAAGGTTCAAATACAAGTATCAACTCAGAAAAGTCTGGTCAACAGCTTACTAGCATGGATTCTGATGGGCCCAGGAAAATATATGGAACTGCTCATGTGGGCTTTGTTGTTGATGCGAATGTTACTTCATACTTGATGATGGGCTCACTGTCCCCAG GTTTAAAATCTCATGCTGTCACACTCTATGAGGCTGGAAAACTAGGTGATTCTTGCATTGCAGAACTTTGTAGTGATCTTGCTAGTTTAGAGGGAAAGAAGTTTGAAGGTGTCTTAGAGGAGTTTGCAAATCATGCATTCAGTCTGCGATACTTCTTGGAGTGTCTACAATCTGGTGGAGTTTCTTCAAATGAAATTAGCAATGATGCTGGTGAAGCAAACACTCCAAGAAGCTCTTTGCATGACATTGAAAATGCTACTAGCCAATTGGCCAAAGTAAACATGAAGGGTGTTGCTGATGATAACCATGATGAATTACTGCAGCATAACCAGGTGACATGTAATTTAGGTGATAGTGATGGGAATATAATGTCACCAAGTGTGGCTACATCAGAACTAGATGTTTCAAGCGACACACGAGTGTTAAAGAACAAAAGGAAGTACAAAGTTGATATTCTTCGATGTGAGAGCTTAGCCTCACTTGCCCCAGCTACATTGGAACGGCTGTTTCTCCGGGACTATGACATTATTGTTTCAATggttcctcttccttcttcgtCAGTTCTTCCAGGTCCTTCAGGCCCAATTCATTTTGGTCCACCTTCTTATTCCTCCATGACACCCTGGATGAAGCTTGTATTGTATACAGCAGGGAATTGTGGACCGGTATCTGCTGTTTTCATGAAAGGACTACGTTTTAGACTGCTACCTGAACCATTAGCTGGTTGTGAAAAGGCAATAATATGGTCTTGGGATGGTTCTGTGGTGGGTGGACTAGGAGGGAAGTTTGAGGGGAACTTGGTGAAGGGCAACCTATTGTTACACTGCTTGAACTCAATGCTTAAACAATCTGCTGTACTGGTACAACCACTTAGTCTTAATGATCTTGACACATCAGGAAACCTTGTCACTGTAGAGATCCCTTTACCTCTAAAGAATGATGACCAATCAATTGCATGTGTGATAGCTCAAACTAATTTGCCAAAGGATCAGATCTTAAACTTGACATCTGTATTGAAAGGCCTATCCAGTAAATTTGATCTGGGCACACTTGGCTACCTTCGTTTAGTAAGACTTCACAGGATTGATGAATCAGACAAAATTGACCCAGAAAATGTAAGTTATCAGTGGGTGCCTTTGAGCTTAGAGTTCGGAATTCCCTTATTCAATCCAAAGTTGTGCCAGAGGATTTGTGAAAAGGTGGTTTCATCCCATATGCTTCAGAAGGACGACCTCAATGAGCATTGTGACGTGATGCAAAATGTTAGAAGGCGTCTGCAAGAACTTTGTAGTGAATATCAAGCAACTGGGCCATTAGCAAAATTATTTAACAAGCGCGGAAGCTCAAGGGACTTACCACGCATCTTAATCAACAGTATTAGTGGTAGATGGAATCCCAATAATGACCCTTCAACACCATCCGGAGGAGCCCCAAGTGAAAATGAGAggctgaaattttctggacggCAGAGATGTCGCACAGAAGTTGTGAGCTTTGATGGGAGCACTGTCAG GTCATATGCACTTGCTCCTGAGCTCAATGAGGCTGCCAGCAGACCTACCTCTGAAGAACAACCATCCTTACATGATGCAAAATCAGATACAGAGGACACAGGCAGCAAGGATGTAGTCTTACCAGGATTGAATCTTATATTTGATGGAGCTGAATTACATCCCTTTGATGTTGCTGCTTGCCTTCAAGCACGCCAGCCTCTCCAGCTTATAGCTGAGGCATCAGCGGCCTCATCAGCAATGCTATGA
- the LOC120706677 gene encoding uncharacterized protein LOC120706677 isoform X2 codes for MEQVEACSSSSSTTLMRQCRICHDEEDEGGATTMESPCGCSGSLKNFEPGYTAPPKKNQPADVAVTIRESLEVPRMDYEPAAEEEDVDAAVAGAGDPEYAECARAADRSASWCRSVAVTFTVVLLLRHLVTVATVGAANQFAFSLLTVYLLRASGILLPFYVVMRLISVIQQGQRQYRLQVLQEQRRHALRMARLQGQEQQQHVILVR; via the exons aTGGAACAGGTGGAGGCGtgctcgtcttcttcctccacgaCCCTGATGAGGCAGTGCAGGATTTGCcatgacgaggaggacgagggcgGCGCGACCACCATGGAGTCGCCGTGCGGGTGCTCCGGCTCCCTCAAG AATTTCGAGCCTGGCTACACCGCTCCTCCCAAGAAAAACCAACCTGCTGATGTCGCGGTCACCATCAG AGAGAGCCTGGAGGTGCCCAGGATGGACTACGAGCcggcagcggaggaggaggacgtcgacgcggcggtggccggcgccggcgacccggAGTACGCCGagtgcgcccgcgccgccgacaGGAGCGCGTCCTGGTGCCGCTCGGTGGCCGTGACG TTCACGGTcgtgctgctgctgaggcaccTGGTCACCGTGGCGACGGTCGGAGCGGCGAACCAGTTCGCCTTCAGCCTCCTCACG GTGTACTTGCTGCGGGCGAGTGGGATCCTGCTGCCGTTCTACGTCGTCATGAGGCTCATCTCCGTGATCCAGCAGGGTCAGCGGCAGTACCGCCTGCAGGTCCTCCAG gagCAGAGGAGACACGCGTTGAGAATGGCCCGGCTGCAGGGTCAGGAACAGCAGCAGCATGTCATCCTGGTTCGCTGA